In Chondrinema litorale, the DNA window CTAGTAAATCAGCAGAGGGAAATAGAAAAAAGTAATAAGATACTGCAAGCCCAAAAAGAAAAAATAAATGCTATAAACAACTCTCTAGAAATACGGGTAAAAGAGCGAACTGATGAACTAGAAAAAAGAAACGCACAGTTGGAGGAGTACGCTTTTATAAACGCACATATACTACGAGCACCAGTATCGAGTATTTCTGGATTAATAAATTTGTTGCATTACGAAACTCTTCCAATAAAGGAAACTGATCTGTTTAAACATTTGCTCACATCAGTCGACAATCTTAATGAGGTAGTCCAACAAATTAATACAGCCATTGAGCAAAATACTGAAATGAACCGGAAACATTTTAACAAGTGACATTGTAGAATTACAATTATACTAGGCTTGATTCAGAATAAGATTTTTTTTGCTTAATTAGATATTTAAAACTGTTGGAGTTGGGGAAAAGCATTAACTTATTTCAAATAAAGTGTTAGGCCTAAAAGATACACCTTTTAATTCTTGTGTTTCGAACTCATCTTTAAGTTTATCTGAACAGAATATTGCATTAGAAACAATTAACAAATCAAATGACAAAGATTGTAATTTCAATCTATTAGGTTTGTAAGAAACATACCTTCCTAATTCGTAGTCGTCTTCATCAAGTTCCATATTATATTTTTCAATTTGATTTTTTGCTAGTTGATATTCTTCCTACTATTAATATCTAATTTTTCTATGAGTTTATCTGGGAAAGAAAATGCAAACTATTACTACAGTTATTCCTGGGTGTAGAACTATGACAGGGCTAATTGATGATATTTAGGATTTTTTTATATCTCCAATTCCAACTCCCAAAACACTATAAAATCACACTTCTTTAAATCATTTAAACTTTAAAAACAAGGTTAAAAATCATTAAATTAGGTTCATACATCGCAGGATTTGCATCATACATCGCGAAACTCATATTTTTTTGAGTACATTTTTAAGCTCTTCTGGTTTTCTGCCAAACACTTAGAGGTAAGTAAACTATATTAAAATGAAGAGAAAAGAATTTATAAAAAGCCTTGGAATGACTAGCCTAGTGCTTCCATTAGTTGTAGGTTGCAGCGACGACGAGGATATCACTCCAATTACAGATGATTCTAGTTCTGAAAGTAGCAGTGACTCATCTTCTAGTAATTCAAGTTACAGTTCTGATTCTTGTACTAGTACTCCTTCTGAAACTGAAGGCCCTTTTCCAACGAAAGATCCATCTTCTTTAGAGAAAGTAGATATTACTGGTGATAGAACCGGTATAGCGCTTTCAATAGAGATTGCTATTCTTAATCAGAATGAAAGTTGTGCAGCTTTAGAAGGTGCTATTGTAGATATCTGGCATTGCGACAAAGACGGAAACTATTCTGAATATGGTGGTACTCAAATGCAAAGTACAAACTATACTTCAGTTCATTTCTTAAGAGGTCGTCAGGTTACAGACAGCGAAGGATTGGTTCAATTCACTTCAATTTTTCCAGCTTGGTACCAGAGTAGAGCTACACATATCCACGTGCATATTTATAACTCAAGCGGAAAATCTTTACTGGTTACTCAAATTGCTTTTCCAGAAGGTGACGACAGCGCAGTAGTAACAGTAAATGCTGCTAGCGACTATGGATATACCAAAGGAATGAGTGGTTACACTTATAACTCAAATGACAATGTATTCTCTGATGGTGTTGCTGAAGAACTTTCTACCATTAGTGGAAGCATAGAAGAAGGTTATTCTCTTTCTCATTCAATTGTTGTAAGTGCCTAATTATCAATATTATGAAAGGTATTATAAAGATTAGTTATAGAAAATTTATAGATGCAAGCTCAACAGCAGCGTGGGATAAGTTTGTGTTCGAAGATACTTACAAAGAGTTCTTTATGCAGGCACAACAGTTCGACTCTGAAGGCAAACATGAGACTTTTACAGAAATGTTAAAGCATGTTCCTAAAGCTGAAAATATGCATTATTTGGTGAGTACATCCGCTATGGGTTATTTGAAACAGCTAAACGATTTAATACCTGATATTGCTAATGTAAACGGAAAGTTATTTCTGCCTTTTAAAAATTTTAGGTTTGAGATAATTCAATCAAATACTAAAGATAAAAATCAACATAAGGTGGCAATTACATTTTTTAGTGAAGCAATCACTTTAATTGACTCCATCGACAAACATTTAATTATTTCCATCGGAGACAAATCAGATTCTATTGATATGGGGCTTGAAGTTAATACAGAAAGCTTAATTCTTTCTGATAAAATCAACATTTGCTCTTTTCAAAAACTGACAACTTCGGTTTTTAATTAAGCTAGAGTTAAGATATTAAATCTACTAACTAACAGGCATTAAAGACTTTTATACGTGATATAATTTACTAACATGAACCAGCTATTTGTCAAATTAACTATATGGACGCTAATAGGCATTTGCGCGAGTTGTTTTTCCTGTTCTGTAAAACAATATGAAACTGAAAAGGAAGAAAGCATAATTGAGATCACCGATGAGCAACAAAACTGGCCGAGTGTAGCTGAAGAATATACTCCTAAAAACAAGGTTCGGTTGATTAATGCTATTCACGACAGCAATGCCATGAGTTCATATTAAACACAATGATTCACTCATTGATAAAAAAACAATTTGTAATTCGATAAAACTCATATGCTATGTTGACACAGACTCAAGGACAAATTTACCTTGCTAATCAGAGAGGATGTACCCAAAGTAATTGGTATCGCAGTTTCCATACCTTTAATTGTAAGTCGTATTTTAAAGAAAGCAGAAAGCCTTTTAACAATCTGCTATCGCTAAACGATATTACTCTTAAAGCGGAACATTGCATAAAACAAGAAGCAACTGAAAATATAGCAGTTTGCCTTATCCCTTTGGTTGGTAATTTAAAATACAAACAGCCTAACGAAGCGAATAAGCTACTTGAGGTTGGAGAGTCTGTTGTTTTCTCGGTAAATAAAGGAGATTTATACCAAGTTGAGTGTCCTTATAAAAGATCGCTAATAAACTATTTACATATAGAAATTAAAGTTTCAGAAACAATCAACTACAATCAATCGCAATTTGATTTTAACTCCCAAATGAATCAACTTCTGTCGTTACTCAAAACCGACAACCATTGCTTTAACATTTCAATAGGAAAGTTTAACGGCAGAGTTGAGGGAGAACACTTAGTGAAAAATCCGGAAAACGGAGTATTTGCATTCGTAATTGAAGGTGCTTTTGAAATACAAGATCGTTTGCTTCAAATCCGCGATGGGCTAGCATTGTGGGACGCAGAACAGATCGATTTCGAAGCGCTTTCAAACGATGCTATTGTATTAATTTTAGATGTAGGAAAAGCATAAATTTCCATTGAATTTCAGATTTCATACAGCACACCTTCTTTGCTAGTAATTTGACTATTGCAGAGAAGGTGTCTTTTTCTTTGAAATAATGCAGGTTACGCTACTTGTGCTTGAAGGTAATTACTCCACACTCATTTAAGTATTTTACATGTAGTGAAACAGCCTGCCGACTCATGTTAAAATGCTCGGCTAGTGTATTTAGGTTTTTTCTGTCTTTCGTGAGTAATAGTAAAATATCTCTTCTTGTTGGATCGGCTATCGCCTGAAATACATCTCTTCTCATGATATAAAATTTATATGCAAGGATTACTTGCATAAATTTTATTTAAGAAAATGAGCTTATAATAGTATTATTATAAATTGAAGGAATTAGTGCATCTATATCTCAAAAAAAGTGAAGCTGTGGAGATAAGAAATGGAAATAGGCGGATAAGCCACCTATAATATATTTATAGGTAATAGGAAGTTTAAAATATATGATGATTTAAGGACATCCTTCCAATTGTTTCTGAACTTCTTGTAGAGAGAGTGGTTTTTCTTCGTTTCCCCAGTTTGTAAGTACATAATTAAGCACATTGGCAATGTCTGTATCTGTAAATTCTTCGTTTGCTGGCATTTGCTGCTCATACTCTACACCATTTACAATCACTTTTCCATCCATTCCTTTTTTAACAATACAGGCTAATTTATCTCTGTACTTATTCAAATAATCGACATTTGCTAATGGCGGAATGAGAGATTGCAAACCTACACCTTGTTCCATATGGCAATTTGCACAACGGTTTTCATATAATACTTCACCGCGGTTCTTACTTTTTGTACTAAATATTAATACCAGTGCCACCACCACCATCACCACAAAGGGTGCAAAATAAATTAATTTCTTATCCTTCATTCAACAAAACTTCAATATCATCCATCAACTCATTGGTTTCCAACTCCTTGGTGCCGTCGTAATAACCTCTAATTTGTTTTTTCTTATCGATCAATACAAAAGCACCACTATGCACGAAGCCTCCGGGTTGGTCTTTGTCTTCCATAGCACTTACCATGTACTTTTTAGCTACACCAAAAATCTCTTCTTTATCTCCGGTTACCATTAACCAGTGGTCTGAGGTTATACCTAATCTTCCGGCATAATCTCTTAATAAACCAACAGTATCGTGCTGAGGATCAATAGTATGAGAAAGTAAAATTACATTATCGTTGTTTTCAAACTTCTCATACACTCTCAACATTTGAGCCTTCATTTTTGGGCAAATGGTTGGGCAAGTAGTAAAAAAGAAATCTGTTACATATATCTTATTTTCAAAAGTCTGTGGAGTTACCACTGCACTATCTTGACTAAGAAATTCGAATTGCGCATCTGCCACCTGACCTAAAATTGGGAGCTTGTTATTTCCACTTGGTGAGCAGGCTGAAAGTATAAAAGTGAAAAAGAAAAAAGCTTTAATAAGTTTCATGTTAATCTAATCTAAATCTACAGGCAAAGATAAGTTATAATCATTGCTTAGCTGAAATTATAAAATAAAAAATACCTGATTTGCTTAAGTAATTCCATTATATAGACAACAAAGTTTATAATGTGAAAAATTTAGATAGTTTACTTTTTTTACTCATAATTCTTTCTCAGCTTTGAGCCATGTAAGGTTTTTCGAATCCTTCAGGAGAAGAAAATTAAAAGGGAATCAGGTGTAAATCTTGAACAGTTCCCGCTGCTGTGAGCTCAAAATAGCTTTTATCAATCCATTGCCACTGTTTGTTAAAAAGAATGGGAAGGCTGATAAAAGTGAGCAAGTCAGAAGACCTGCCAGACATATTCATTCGTAGCTTTCGGGAGAAAAAGCAAAGAATACCAACTTGAATAAAAGGTTTGCCTTAATTTTCATTCTGAGTATTTTTTAAAATTTCACGATTTGGTACGATTGGTTTAGCAACTTGTTAAATCACTTGTAATGAACAATTTGAGGGTTAAATTTTTAGTTTGTCTGATTTGCTGTACAGTTGTTTACCTTAAAGGATACGGACAACAAATTGCTGAATCTGACAGTACTTATTTGCTTGATGCAGTTATAGTAGAAGCTCGCAGGCTTAAAGATTACGATGCTGGTGCTCAGGTAATTTCTATTGATTCTTCTACAATCAAAAATTTTGAGGCAATGAGTTTGAGTGAAATGCTTACTCAAACAATGCCTGTATATGTTAAAACATACAATCCCGGTAGTTTGGCAACCACTTCTTTTAGAGGTATGGGGGCAGGGCATACCGCAGTTTTGTGGAATGGTTTTCCGATCCAAAGTCCAATGAACGGGCAAATAGATTTCTCACTTTTGCCGGGAAGTATAGTAGATGCGGTGAATTTACAACTTGGTGGAGAAGGTGCTTTGTGGGGGAGTGGAGCAGTAGGAGGCACCGTTTATTTAGAAAACCTCCCAAAATACAACAGCGGATTACAAGCGAGAATTAATCAAACACTTGGCAGTTTTGGTAAGCACTTTCAAGGTTATAAACTGACCTACGGAAAGAAAAAGCTCTATACCTCTCTAAATGTTTATCGGGATAAAGCCAACAACAACTTCACCTTTAATAATAAAGCAAAAGCAGGCTCACCCGAAGAAAAAATGCAACATGCGGCATTTTCTGAATGGGGAGTTCTATTAGAAAATTATTTAAAAATATCAGCTTATCAGCAATTTGCCATTAGATATTGGCATCAAGATACCGAAAGAGAAATACCCGCTACATTAACAGAAGGTAGTAGCTCTGCTACACAAGATGATCAATTTAACAGACTCTTATTATCTTGGTCTGGTAATCTCAATTCGCTTGATTGGAAATTACAAAGCGGTTTTTCGCTAGAAGAACTGCTCTATGAAAATGATGCTTCAGGGATTGAAAGTTTGAGTAAAAGTAAAGTGTTTATACAAGAAGCAGAACTTAACTGGTATCCTTTAGATCAATTGAGTTTTCAAGGTGGAGTACAACATCAATATGTAAGCGGAACTGTAGAAGATTACGAAGCCGGAAAGCAAATTCAACAAAGATTGGCTTTGTTGGGAGGTGTAAAGTTTAATACTCTGTTTCTAGAATCGCGAATTAATCTTCGGAAAGAGTTTACTGAATTTGGCAATGCACCTTTAGTCCCTACTTTTGGTTTAGAATTAAATCCTTGGAATTTTCTCACAGTTTCAGGCAAAATTGCTCGCTCTTATCGTTTGCCTACCTTTAACGATCTTTACTGGAAACCCGGAGGTAATCCAGATTTACTTCCTGAGTCAGGCTGGTCTAAAGAAGTAGGTATCAATAGCAATTTCAATTTGCTGAATATAAAAAACCAATTCCAGTTTACGATTTTTAGCAATAAAATTGATAATTGGATTTTATGGCAACCTGGTAGCACTTACTGGTATCCACAAAATATAAAACAGGTTTGGGCAAGAGGTATCGAGACTAGCTACTCTTTAGATAAAAAGTGGAAAAAAACTTCTCTTAACATTACTGCAAGGTACCACTATACCAAATCGACTAATGAGAAACATCAAACAGAAGATGATTCATCATTAGGCAAACAACTTATTTATACTCCTTTACATAAAGGGAATTTAAATTTCACTTATAATTATAATGATTTCGGAATAACATGGAGTCAGCAATTTACCGGTAAAACTTTTACTACTACCGATAATGATGATTCTCTCCCGGCTTTTACCACTTCTAATCTTTCATTTCAATACAAAGTAGATAAAAAGTATGGATATCTCAACTTGAGAATCTCTGCTAACAATTTGTTTGATGAAGACTACGAAATAATTGCTTGGAGACCTATGCCCGGAAGAAATTATCAATTCAGCTTAATTATATCACCTAAACTAAATTTTTAAAATGCAACGATTTAAATACTATCAAACCTGTTGGTTAATTATTTTATCACTCGTTTTTGTAGCCTGCGAAGATAGCGACGAGCCTAATGTAGAAGTACCAGCTAAGTATGCCAACGGTTTTTTAATTGCTAATGAAGGTCCTTTC includes these proteins:
- a CDS encoding ArsR family transcriptional regulator is translated as MRRDVFQAIADPTRRDILLLLTKDRKNLNTLAEHFNMSRQAVSLHVKYLNECGVITFKHK
- a CDS encoding pirin, with the translated sequence MLTQTQGQIYLANQRGCTQSNWYRSFHTFNCKSYFKESRKPFNNLLSLNDITLKAEHCIKQEATENIAVCLIPLVGNLKYKQPNEANKLLEVGESVVFSVNKGDLYQVECPYKRSLINYLHIEIKVSETINYNQSQFDFNSQMNQLLSLLKTDNHCFNISIGKFNGRVEGEHLVKNPENGVFAFVIEGAFEIQDRLLQIRDGLALWDAEQIDFEALSNDAIVLILDVGKA
- a CDS encoding intradiol ring-cleavage dioxygenase — protein: MKRKEFIKSLGMTSLVLPLVVGCSDDEDITPITDDSSSESSSDSSSSNSSYSSDSCTSTPSETEGPFPTKDPSSLEKVDITGDRTGIALSIEIAILNQNESCAALEGAIVDIWHCDKDGNYSEYGGTQMQSTNYTSVHFLRGRQVTDSEGLVQFTSIFPAWYQSRATHIHVHIYNSSGKSLLVTQIAFPEGDDSAVVTVNAASDYGYTKGMSGYTYNSNDNVFSDGVAEELSTISGSIEEGYSLSHSIVVSA
- a CDS encoding TonB-dependent receptor plug domain-containing protein; protein product: MNNLRVKFLVCLICCTVVYLKGYGQQIAESDSTYLLDAVIVEARRLKDYDAGAQVISIDSSTIKNFEAMSLSEMLTQTMPVYVKTYNPGSLATTSFRGMGAGHTAVLWNGFPIQSPMNGQIDFSLLPGSIVDAVNLQLGGEGALWGSGAVGGTVYLENLPKYNSGLQARINQTLGSFGKHFQGYKLTYGKKKLYTSLNVYRDKANNNFTFNNKAKAGSPEEKMQHAAFSEWGVLLENYLKISAYQQFAIRYWHQDTEREIPATLTEGSSSATQDDQFNRLLLSWSGNLNSLDWKLQSGFSLEELLYENDASGIESLSKSKVFIQEAELNWYPLDQLSFQGGVQHQYVSGTVEDYEAGKQIQQRLALLGGVKFNTLFLESRINLRKEFTEFGNAPLVPTFGLELNPWNFLTVSGKIARSYRLPTFNDLYWKPGGNPDLLPESGWSKEVGINSNFNLLNIKNQFQFTIFSNKIDNWILWQPGSTYWYPQNIKQVWARGIETSYSLDKKWKKTSLNITARYHYTKSTNEKHQTEDDSSLGKQLIYTPLHKGNLNFTYNYNDFGITWSQQFTGKTFTTTDNDDSLPAFTTSNLSFQYKVDKKYGYLNLRISANNLFDEDYEIIAWRPMPGRNYQFSLIISPKLNF
- a CDS encoding SCO family protein codes for the protein MKLIKAFFFFTFILSACSPSGNNKLPILGQVADAQFEFLSQDSAVVTPQTFENKIYVTDFFFTTCPTICPKMKAQMLRVYEKFENNDNVILLSHTIDPQHDTVGLLRDYAGRLGITSDHWLMVTGDKEEIFGVAKKYMVSAMEDKDQPGGFVHSGAFVLIDKKKQIRGYYDGTKELETNELMDDIEVLLNEG
- a CDS encoding c-type cytochrome; the protein is MKDKKLIYFAPFVVMVVVALVLIFSTKSKNRGEVLYENRCANCHMEQGVGLQSLIPPLANVDYLNKYRDKLACIVKKGMDGKVIVNGVEYEQQMPANEEFTDTDIANVLNYVLTNWGNEEKPLSLQEVQKQLEGCP